A window of the Streptomyces sp. JB150 genome harbors these coding sequences:
- a CDS encoding TetR/AcrR family transcriptional regulator: MSPRSAAVNEELRRRSRERLLQAAVELVGERGYDATTLGDIADRAGSARGLVSYYFPGKRQLVQSAVHRLMHRTLEEALEREPRTEDGRERMARAIDAILGLARDRTVLMRQHMAGLLQAEGFVRCPEQQRLAELLSDTVARHASSEAATDYPMLRAQLMGAVYAMVLPNVGMPITPLRAELFRRYGLDWEMGSPPDAETSGGECQRDLSRFFATGSPVVDQSK; the protein is encoded by the coding sequence ATGTCCCCTCGAAGCGCCGCGGTCAATGAAGAGTTGCGGCGTCGTTCCCGGGAACGTCTGCTCCAGGCGGCGGTCGAGCTGGTCGGTGAACGCGGTTACGACGCCACGACCTTGGGAGACATCGCGGACCGGGCGGGATCGGCGCGCGGACTGGTGTCGTACTACTTTCCCGGCAAACGGCAGCTGGTGCAGTCGGCCGTGCACCGGCTGATGCACCGGACGCTGGAGGAGGCGCTGGAACGCGAACCGCGCACCGAGGACGGCCGGGAGCGGATGGCGCGGGCCATCGACGCGATCCTCGGCCTGGCGCGCGACCGGACCGTGCTGATGCGCCAGCACATGGCGGGGCTGCTGCAGGCGGAGGGGTTCGTGCGCTGCCCGGAGCAGCAGCGGCTCGCCGAACTGCTGAGCGACACGGTGGCCCGGCACGCCTCGTCGGAGGCCGCCACCGACTATCCGATGCTGCGGGCCCAACTCATGGGCGCCGTCTACGCGATGGTGCTGCCGAACGTCGGCATGCCCATCACCCCGCTGCGCGCCGAGCTGTTCCGGCGCTACGGCCTGGACTGGGAGATGGGTTCCCCGCCGGACGCGGAGACGTCCGGCGGGGAGTGCCAGCGGGATCTGTCACGGTTCTTCGCGACGGGGTCCCCGGTGGTGGATCAGTCGAAGTAG
- a CDS encoding HAD family hydrolase translates to MTAAVLFDFSGTLFRVESAESWLRAALAGRGLTLPGPELAGTARALEAAGALPGGAHPHRLPAQIGEVWELRDLGSAHHRAAYTGLARQVPLPDPALYDALYDRHMNPAAWSPYPDALDVLAGLRERGIPVGVVSNIGWDLRPVFRAHGLDRYVDTYALSFEHGVRKPDPRLFRLACAALDADPRAVLMVGDNRHADGGATALGCTVHFVDHLPTAHRPAGLRPVLELTA, encoded by the coding sequence ATGACGGCAGCCGTACTGTTCGACTTCTCCGGAACGCTCTTCCGTGTCGAGTCCGCCGAGTCCTGGCTGCGCGCGGCGCTCGCCGGGCGGGGCCTCACCCTTCCCGGGCCCGAACTGGCCGGGACCGCGCGAGCGCTGGAGGCGGCGGGAGCGCTGCCGGGCGGCGCGCACCCGCACCGCCTCCCGGCGCAGATCGGCGAGGTCTGGGAGCTGCGCGACCTCGGCTCGGCCCACCACCGGGCCGCCTACACCGGTCTCGCCCGCCAGGTGCCCCTGCCCGACCCGGCCCTGTACGACGCCCTGTACGACCGCCACATGAACCCGGCCGCCTGGTCCCCGTACCCGGACGCCCTCGACGTGCTGGCCGGTCTGCGTGAGCGCGGCATCCCCGTCGGCGTGGTCAGCAACATCGGCTGGGACCTGCGCCCCGTCTTCCGCGCCCACGGCCTCGACCGCTACGTGGACACCTACGCCCTGTCGTTCGAACACGGCGTCCGCAAACCGGACCCCCGTCTCTTCCGGCTCGCCTGCGCCGCGCTCGACGCCGACCCGCGCGCCGTCCTGATGGTCGGCGACAACCGCCACGCCGACGGAGGCGCCACCGCCCTCGGCTGCACGGTCCACTTCGTGGACCACCTGCCGACCGCCCACCGCCCGGCGGGCCTGCGTCCGGTCCTCGAGCTGACCGCCTGA
- a CDS encoding helix-turn-helix transcriptional regulator — MTTASASRTLPHPARDEIRLEQVLHALSDPMRLRIVRELAADGDELSCSHFVLPVTKSTTTHHFRVLRESGVIRQTYRGTAKMNGLRRDDLDDLFPGLLDALLDAATRQSARLGETATG; from the coding sequence GTGACCACCGCCAGTGCCAGTCGCACCCTGCCCCACCCGGCGCGCGACGAGATCCGGCTGGAGCAGGTGCTGCACGCGCTGTCCGACCCGATGCGGCTGCGGATCGTGCGCGAACTCGCCGCCGACGGCGACGAGCTGTCCTGTTCACACTTCGTGCTGCCGGTCACCAAGTCCACCACCACGCACCACTTCCGGGTGCTGCGCGAGAGCGGGGTCATCCGGCAGACCTACCGGGGCACCGCCAAGATGAACGGCCTGCGCCGCGACGACCTGGACGATCTCTTCCCGGGACTGCTCGACGCCCTCCTGGACGCCGCCACCCGCCAGTCCGCCCGGCTCGGCGAGACCGCCACCGGGTGA
- a CDS encoding DUF305 domain-containing protein yields the protein MPFRRASRVTVPLSALAALAALTLGACDAGSTPAPDRAAGPSVLVPGKPGEANRTLSAQEAAQQRADDDTPNSADVDYARMMITHHTQALEMTGLAPERAESPQVKKLAERITAAQEPEIGVLKAWLAEHGKREQGEGGHAHRVMPGMATETQLSNLRAARGKAFDQLFLTLMITHHEGAITMATDAKSQGNNVKIEEMADDVIAQQTSEITRMRQML from the coding sequence GTGCCCTTCCGCCGCGCGTCGCGTGTCACCGTCCCGCTGAGCGCGCTCGCCGCACTCGCCGCTCTCACGCTCGGCGCCTGCGACGCGGGCTCGACGCCCGCGCCCGACCGGGCGGCCGGCCCCTCGGTGCTCGTCCCCGGCAAGCCCGGTGAGGCCAACCGCACCCTCTCCGCGCAGGAGGCCGCCCAGCAGCGCGCCGACGACGACACCCCCAACTCGGCGGACGTCGACTACGCCCGCATGATGATCACCCATCACACGCAGGCGCTGGAGATGACCGGACTCGCCCCCGAGCGCGCCGAGTCCCCGCAGGTGAAGAAGCTCGCCGAGCGCATCACGGCCGCCCAGGAGCCCGAGATCGGCGTGCTGAAGGCGTGGCTGGCCGAGCACGGCAAGCGGGAGCAGGGCGAGGGCGGCCACGCGCACCGGGTCATGCCGGGGATGGCCACCGAGACCCAGCTGAGTAACCTGCGCGCGGCGCGCGGCAAGGCCTTCGACCAGCTGTTCCTGACGCTGATGATCACCCATCACGAGGGCGCGATCACGATGGCCACGGACGCCAAGTCCCAGGGGAACAACGTGAAGATCGAGGAGATGGCGGACGACGTGATCGCCCAGCAGACGAGCGAGATCACGCGGATGCGTCAGATGCTCTGA
- a CDS encoding DUF6214 family protein → MLEASFLGLSDRLPEDGAVSVWPAWEVWEGGVVTAWFQVRLAFADGAVVEALAVVADGNVCLEDVRARPAFCLDDLAVLADWLEGPLFEACGIAAGTAEGRGPEADEAETVGEGAAGQGGAEASEVDVSGVGDGGAGDTGAGVSAVDIGVAGGAEGEVGGDAGASDAADAAGAAGPRRARPPWPRGIEGRRLVAQAYRTAQEEGTDPVLAVMCATGHSRRRSLRLIARARDAGFLAPRHARRG, encoded by the coding sequence GTGCTGGAAGCATCCTTTCTTGGTCTTTCCGACCGCCTGCCGGAGGACGGCGCGGTGTCCGTGTGGCCCGCGTGGGAGGTGTGGGAAGGCGGCGTCGTGACCGCCTGGTTCCAGGTGCGGCTGGCCTTCGCCGACGGGGCGGTGGTGGAGGCGCTGGCCGTCGTCGCGGACGGGAACGTCTGTCTGGAGGACGTACGGGCCCGGCCCGCGTTCTGTCTCGACGACCTCGCGGTGCTCGCCGACTGGCTCGAGGGGCCGCTGTTCGAGGCGTGCGGGATCGCGGCGGGGACCGCAGAGGGCCGGGGCCCGGAGGCGGACGAGGCGGAGACGGTGGGGGAGGGGGCGGCGGGCCAGGGAGGGGCGGAGGCCAGCGAGGTGGACGTGAGCGGGGTGGGAGACGGCGGGGCGGGAGACACCGGGGCGGGCGTGAGTGCCGTAGACATCGGCGTCGCGGGCGGGGCCGAGGGCGAGGTCGGAGGCGACGCGGGCGCATCGGACGCAGCGGACGCCGCTGGGGCGGCGGGGCCGCGCCGGGCCCGGCCGCCGTGGCCGCGCGGTATCGAGGGCCGGCGGCTGGTCGCGCAGGCGTACCGGACCGCCCAGGAGGAGGGGACCGATCCGGTGCTCGCGGTGATGTGCGCGACGGGGCACAGCCGCCGCAGGTCGCTCCGGCTGATCGCCCGGGCGCGGGACGCCGGCTTCCTGGCGCCCCGGCACGCCCGCCGCGGCTGA
- a CDS encoding NADH:flavin oxidoreductase/NADH oxidase has protein sequence MTALFEPYSLRDLTIPNRVWMAPMCQYSAAPEGPEAGVPHDWHFAHYAARATGGTGLIIIEATAVSPEGRISPYDLGLWNDTQVEAFRRITRFLAGQGTVPAIQLAHAGRKASTDQPWKGGAPLGPDAYGWQPLAPSPVAFDERHPVPTELTVEEIRQIVGQFADAARRALAAGFEIAEIHGAHGYLIHEFLSPYSNHRTDAYGGSYENRARFALEVADAVREVWPDDKPLFFRVSATDWLDEGGWTADDTVRLARDLQAHGIDLLDVSTGGNAPAVRIPTGPGYQVPLAARVKAETSLPVAAVGLITEAGQAEKILANGEADAVLLGRELLRNPSWARHAARELGGQVRVPDQYHRSV, from the coding sequence GTGACCGCGCTGTTCGAGCCTTACTCCCTGCGCGACCTGACGATCCCGAACCGCGTGTGGATGGCGCCGATGTGCCAGTACTCCGCGGCTCCCGAGGGACCCGAGGCCGGTGTGCCGCACGACTGGCACTTCGCGCACTACGCGGCCCGCGCGACCGGCGGCACCGGGCTGATCATCATCGAGGCCACCGCGGTCAGCCCCGAGGGGCGGATCTCGCCGTACGACCTGGGCCTGTGGAACGACACCCAGGTCGAGGCCTTCCGCCGGATCACCCGCTTCCTGGCCGGCCAGGGCACCGTCCCCGCGATCCAGCTGGCCCACGCGGGCCGCAAGGCGTCGACCGACCAGCCGTGGAAGGGCGGGGCGCCGCTCGGTCCGGACGCGTACGGCTGGCAGCCGCTCGCGCCGAGCCCCGTCGCGTTCGACGAGCGGCACCCGGTGCCGACGGAGCTGACGGTCGAGGAGATCCGCCAGATCGTGGGCCAGTTCGCCGACGCGGCCCGCCGGGCGCTCGCCGCCGGATTCGAGATCGCCGAGATCCACGGCGCCCACGGCTATCTGATCCACGAGTTCCTGTCCCCGTACTCCAACCACCGCACCGACGCCTACGGCGGCTCGTACGAGAACCGCGCCCGGTTCGCCCTGGAGGTGGCCGACGCCGTGCGGGAGGTCTGGCCGGACGACAAGCCGCTGTTCTTCCGCGTCTCGGCGACCGACTGGCTGGACGAGGGCGGCTGGACCGCCGACGACACCGTCCGCCTCGCCCGCGACCTGCAGGCGCACGGCATCGACCTGCTCGACGTCTCGACCGGCGGCAACGCCCCCGCCGTCCGCATCCCCACCGGCCCCGGCTACCAGGTGCCCCTCGCCGCCCGGGTGAAGGCCGAGACCTCGCTGCCGGTCGCCGCCGTGGGCCTGATCACCGAGGCCGGGCAGGCGGAGAAGATCCTCGCCAACGGGGAGGCGGACGCCGTCCTCCTCGGCCGTGAGCTGCTGCGCAACCCGTCGTGGGCGCGGCACGCGGCCCGCGAGCTGGGCGGCCAGGTGCGGGTGCCGGACCAGTACCACCGGTCCGTCTGA
- a CDS encoding FAD-dependent oxidoreductase — protein sequence MLRVAVVGSGPSGVYSAQTVVEQEPRARVDVLDRLPCPYGLVRYGVAPDHEKIKSLQNNLRAVLEHDRVRFLGGVQVGAGGVPAARLRELYHAVVYCVGAATDRRLGIPGEDLPGSWSATRFVSWYSAHPDAVDDGFLRGVRSAVVIGVGNVAVDVTRILARGAAELSPTDMPDAALRALAASRVTEIQMVGRRGPSQARFTTKELRELGALPEAEVTVDPVEPALDPAWADPSALPAPQRRNVEVLRGWAERGPRGAPRRIRLRFFLRPVELLAEAGRVGAVRFERTVPDGRGGVAGTGEFHVLEAQLVLRSVGYRGVPLEGLPFDSGSGTVPHRAGRVLRGGVVSPGEYVAGWIKRGPTGVIGTNRPCAKETVTSLLEDAPVLAGRPLPEDPLAVLRAEGVEPVEWEGWQAIERAEAALGAQLGRSVVKLPDWDALLTAARGDRL from the coding sequence GTGCTGCGTGTCGCCGTCGTGGGTTCCGGACCGAGCGGGGTCTACTCCGCCCAGACCGTCGTCGAGCAGGAACCGCGGGCCCGGGTCGACGTACTCGACCGGCTGCCGTGCCCGTACGGTCTCGTGCGCTACGGCGTGGCGCCCGACCACGAGAAGATCAAGTCGTTGCAGAACAATCTGCGCGCGGTGTTGGAGCACGACCGGGTGCGGTTCCTCGGCGGTGTCCAGGTCGGCGCCGGCGGGGTGCCGGCGGCCCGGCTGCGGGAGCTCTACCACGCGGTGGTGTACTGCGTGGGCGCCGCCACCGACCGGCGGCTGGGGATCCCCGGCGAGGACCTGCCGGGCAGCTGGTCGGCGACGCGGTTCGTGTCCTGGTACAGCGCCCACCCGGACGCCGTCGACGACGGGTTCCTCCGGGGCGTCCGGTCGGCCGTGGTCATCGGGGTCGGGAACGTCGCGGTGGACGTCACCCGGATCCTGGCGCGCGGCGCGGCCGAGCTGAGCCCCACCGACATGCCGGACGCGGCGCTGCGCGCCCTGGCCGCGAGCCGGGTGACCGAGATCCAGATGGTGGGGCGGCGCGGACCGTCCCAGGCGCGTTTCACCACCAAGGAGCTGCGCGAGCTGGGCGCGCTGCCGGAGGCCGAGGTGACCGTCGACCCGGTGGAACCGGCGCTGGATCCGGCCTGGGCCGACCCGTCCGCGCTGCCGGCGCCGCAGCGCCGCAACGTGGAGGTGCTGCGGGGCTGGGCGGAGCGCGGCCCGCGCGGCGCCCCGCGCCGCATCCGACTGCGGTTCTTCCTGCGGCCCGTCGAACTGCTCGCCGAGGCGGGACGGGTGGGCGCGGTGCGGTTCGAGCGGACGGTGCCGGACGGGCGCGGCGGGGTGGCGGGCACCGGCGAGTTCCACGTGCTCGAGGCACAGCTGGTGCTGCGGTCGGTCGGCTATCGCGGGGTGCCGCTGGAGGGGCTGCCGTTCGACTCCGGCAGCGGCACGGTGCCGCACCGGGCGGGGCGGGTGCTGCGCGGTGGGGTGGTGTCGCCGGGTGAGTACGTGGCCGGCTGGATCAAGCGGGGTCCGACGGGCGTGATCGGCACCAACCGGCCGTGCGCGAAGGAGACGGTGACCTCACTGCTGGAGGACGCCCCCGTGCTGGCCGGCCGGCCCCTCCCCGAGGACCCGCTGGCGGTCTTGCGCGCCGAGGGTGTGGAGCCGGTCGAGTGGGAGGGCTGGCAGGCCATCGAACGGGCGGAAGCGGCGCTGGGGGCGCAGCTGGGGCGGAGCGTGGTGAAACTGCCCGACTGGGACGCACTGTTGACCGCGGCGCGCGGCGACCGCCTCTAG